A window from Neobacillus sp. PS3-40 encodes these proteins:
- a CDS encoding response regulator translates to MIRVMIVEDDPMVAEFNKRYLEKVNGFKLMATASTVDEAIRVIEKQDMDLILLDIFMPGKNGLEMLTYLRKNERETDVIIISAASDMDRIKKALRYGAVDYLIKPFEFERLNMALVAYQGKTKFIQSQEMFSQKELDHQIFRREEKHILEDLPKGLTKDTLKQIWEAIQELKEAPFSTEDVVKIVGISRVSVRKYLKYLKDMGILDVKVIYGTVGRPVYQHEFNKFNEHLIKKFL, encoded by the coding sequence ATGATCCGAGTAATGATTGTTGAAGACGATCCAATGGTAGCTGAATTTAATAAACGCTATCTTGAGAAAGTTAATGGATTTAAGTTAATGGCGACAGCGTCTACAGTGGATGAGGCTATTAGGGTTATTGAAAAACAGGATATGGATCTCATTTTGTTGGATATTTTCATGCCCGGCAAAAATGGGTTAGAGATGTTAACATACCTTCGTAAAAATGAAAGAGAAACAGATGTTATTATTATTTCAGCAGCCTCCGACATGGATAGAATAAAAAAAGCTTTAAGATATGGAGCGGTAGACTATTTAATTAAGCCATTTGAATTTGAACGATTAAACATGGCCTTGGTTGCATATCAAGGAAAAACAAAGTTTATTCAAAGTCAGGAAATGTTTAGCCAAAAAGAGCTTGATCATCAAATTTTTCGACGAGAGGAAAAACATATTCTAGAAGACCTCCCAAAGGGTTTAACTAAAGATACCTTGAAACAAATTTGGGAAGCAATTCAAGAATTGAAGGAAGCCCCGTTTTCAACAGAGGATGTAGTAAAAATTGTTGGAATTTCAAGAGTATCTGTAAGGAAGTATTTAAAGTATTTAAAGGATATGGGGATTCTTGATGTAAAAGTGATTTATGGAACAGTCGGAAGGCCAGTTTACCAGCATGAATTTAATAAATTTAATGAACATCTAATAAAAAAATTTTTGTAA
- the pepF gene encoding oligoendopeptidase F encodes MVKISEKRLLRSEVPEELTWNLDDLFVSDQSWEAELLVIEKELARFDQFKGTLHTGSKALLDCLSAQEQLTLKVIKALTYVELKQSTDGTDPVNQSNSAKSSALYTKLNAALSFISSEILALKDGTIEKYLQEDASLEPFQNDLRKLIETKKHKLSPDTEEALAALGELQDAPYQIYQMSKLADMQFSPINDEEGNELPVSFALFENRYEFSADTAERRKAYNSFVSTLKQYKNTFATTYATEIIKQVTMSRMRKYESVTHMLLEQQQVTLEMYNNQLNIIFKELAPFMRRFAQLKKQVLGLDQLLFCDLKAPLDSDFNPKTTYEEASKLILEALKVMGPEYSAIIEKGFKERWVDLADNIGKSTGAFCASPYGAHPYILTTWQDNMRAAFTLAHEFGHAGHFFLANKNQRVMNVSPSTYFVEAPSTMNELLLGQYLLAETSDLQMRRWVILQLLGTYYHNFVTHLLEGEYQRRVYALAESGTALTATKLSEVTGAVLSEFWGDTVEIDEGATLTWMRQPHYYMGLYPYTYSAGLTVSTAVAQMIQEEGQPAVDRWLEVLRSGGTMKPLDLIKHAGVDMTKPDTIRKAVSYVGTLIEELERSFE; translated from the coding sequence ATGGTTAAAATAAGTGAAAAACGTCTATTACGTTCTGAAGTCCCAGAGGAATTGACCTGGAATCTGGATGATTTGTTTGTTTCTGATCAATCCTGGGAAGCCGAGCTTTTAGTCATTGAAAAGGAACTAGCGAGGTTTGATCAATTTAAAGGGACATTACATACCGGCTCAAAAGCCTTATTAGATTGTTTAAGTGCTCAGGAACAGCTAACTTTAAAAGTAATTAAGGCGTTAACTTATGTAGAGCTAAAACAATCAACGGATGGAACGGATCCAGTGAATCAGTCAAATTCCGCTAAATCCTCTGCCTTATATACAAAATTGAACGCAGCATTATCGTTTATTTCGTCTGAAATCCTTGCTCTTAAGGATGGAACGATTGAAAAATACCTACAGGAAGATGCAAGTTTGGAGCCATTCCAAAATGATTTACGAAAACTTATTGAAACAAAAAAACATAAACTTTCACCAGATACAGAAGAAGCGTTAGCTGCTTTAGGTGAATTACAAGACGCTCCATATCAAATCTATCAAATGTCAAAATTAGCTGATATGCAATTTTCTCCAATCAATGATGAGGAAGGAAACGAGCTACCTGTCTCATTTGCTCTATTTGAGAATCGTTACGAGTTTTCTGCCGATACAGCTGAACGCCGAAAAGCGTATAATTCGTTCGTTTCTACGTTAAAGCAATATAAAAATACATTTGCAACTACCTATGCAACAGAGATCATAAAGCAAGTAACCATGTCCCGGATGCGGAAATATGAGTCTGTCACCCATATGCTTTTAGAACAGCAGCAGGTAACTCTCGAAATGTACAATAATCAGTTGAATATTATTTTTAAAGAATTAGCACCATTTATGCGGCGCTTTGCCCAATTAAAAAAGCAGGTTTTAGGTCTTGATCAGCTTCTTTTCTGTGATTTGAAGGCGCCCTTAGATTCTGATTTCAATCCAAAAACCACGTATGAAGAAGCGAGTAAACTAATCCTTGAAGCTTTGAAAGTGATGGGACCTGAGTACAGCGCGATCATCGAAAAAGGTTTTAAAGAAAGATGGGTTGATCTTGCAGATAATATCGGGAAGTCAACTGGGGCCTTCTGTGCTAGCCCATATGGTGCTCATCCTTACATTCTAACAACTTGGCAGGATAATATGCGCGCAGCTTTTACCTTGGCACATGAATTCGGTCATGCCGGACATTTCTTTTTAGCTAATAAAAACCAACGTGTCATGAATGTCAGCCCTTCCACCTATTTTGTAGAAGCACCTTCTACCATGAATGAATTATTATTAGGTCAATATTTGCTTGCGGAAACGAGCGATCTGCAAATGCGCCGTTGGGTCATTTTGCAGTTACTAGGAACGTATTATCATAATTTTGTTACACACTTGCTTGAAGGCGAATATCAGCGTAGAGTATATGCACTTGCAGAAAGTGGAACTGCTTTGACAGCAACGAAACTATCTGAAGTAACAGGGGCCGTTCTTTCTGAGTTCTGGGGAGATACAGTAGAAATAGATGAAGGTGCAACACTAACCTGGATGCGGCAGCCACATTATTATATGGGTTTATATCCTTACACCTACTCAGCCGGATTGACTGTATCCACTGCTGTTGCTCAAATGATTCAGGAAGAAGGGCAGCCGGCCGTTGACAGATGGCTTGAAGTGCTGCGTTCTGGCGGAACGATGAAGCCCCTGGATCTAATAAAACATGCTGGAGTAGATATGACAAAGCCAGATACCATCCGTAAAGCAGTATCCTATGTTGGTACACTTATTGAGGAATTAGAACGGTCTTTCGAGTAA
- the dcuS gene encoding DcuS/MalK family sensor histidine kinase — protein sequence MKKGRWSLQLIIIIFVCIVVAVSLLITDLLISKRVASSVEGNQAEKARNVARMVAHSPLIIEAMSGKRDESDIQQYANEMRVLTNVYFVVVMDMKGIRKSHPDSKKIGQRFIGGDEGPVLKGKEHVSYSKGSLGPSLRSFTPIKDKEGKQIGAVAVGISLDNVEKAVNKSRTGIFIGTLIGILIGVLGAVILARYIKKVLLGLEPFAIAKLLEERSAMLQSVREGIVAVDQKSRITLVNRAAQRLFQKAGLNEAPIGLNIGEYMPTARLSTDVNAKNVEIDEEHNLNGITILVNRVPVIVGNKAVGVIATFRDKTEIQLLAEQLSGVRLYADALRAQAHEFMNKLHVILGMVHMGHYDKLTEYINETVDHRKNEIGFVTRKIQDPVLAGFLIGKLSYARESGVELYVSCDHPLPQPENSNITHELITVIGNLIDNAIEAVTNYSVKRVDVVFDYGDEILTIEVKDTGAGMSVDLQNEIFEKGFSTKGENRGLGMYLITQAIEKVEGELIISSKPGKGTVFAVYIPYKAEGGEI from the coding sequence ATGAAAAAAGGAAGATGGAGTTTACAATTAATCATTATTATTTTTGTATGTATTGTCGTAGCTGTTTCTCTTCTCATAACAGATTTACTGATTAGTAAAAGGGTAGCTTCAAGTGTTGAAGGGAATCAGGCTGAAAAGGCGAGGAATGTGGCTAGGATGGTGGCGCATAGCCCGCTTATTATTGAAGCAATGAGCGGTAAACGAGATGAATCAGATATCCAGCAGTACGCAAATGAAATGAGGGTTCTTACAAACGTCTATTTTGTTGTTGTGATGGATATGAAAGGGATACGCAAATCCCATCCAGACAGTAAAAAAATTGGACAACGATTTATTGGTGGTGATGAAGGACCTGTCCTAAAAGGAAAAGAGCATGTTTCTTATTCAAAGGGGTCTCTTGGACCTTCATTGCGTTCTTTTACTCCCATTAAGGATAAAGAGGGAAAGCAGATTGGTGCGGTTGCAGTTGGGATTTCTCTAGATAATGTCGAAAAGGCCGTCAATAAGAGCCGGACGGGTATTTTTATAGGTACGTTAATAGGAATTTTAATCGGTGTATTAGGGGCCGTTATTTTAGCTAGATATATTAAAAAAGTACTACTTGGGTTGGAGCCATTTGCGATTGCCAAACTTTTAGAGGAGCGAAGTGCTATGTTACAATCGGTGCGAGAGGGCATTGTCGCTGTTGACCAAAAATCAAGGATTACTCTTGTTAATAGAGCCGCCCAGCGGTTGTTCCAAAAGGCAGGTTTGAATGAAGCCCCGATTGGCTTAAATATCGGTGAATATATGCCTACAGCTCGGTTAAGCACTGATGTAAATGCAAAGAACGTCGAAATAGATGAAGAACATAATTTAAATGGGATTACCATTCTAGTTAATCGGGTACCTGTGATAGTCGGAAATAAAGCAGTTGGAGTGATTGCAACATTTCGAGATAAAACTGAAATACAACTGTTAGCGGAGCAATTAAGTGGTGTTCGTCTCTATGCTGACGCACTTCGAGCACAGGCGCATGAGTTTATGAATAAGCTCCATGTCATTTTAGGGATGGTACATATGGGGCATTATGATAAACTTACTGAATACATCAATGAAACTGTTGACCATCGAAAAAACGAAATTGGGTTTGTAACAAGAAAAATACAAGATCCTGTGTTAGCAGGTTTTTTAATTGGGAAGTTGAGTTATGCGAGGGAATCAGGTGTAGAACTATATGTTTCCTGTGACCATCCTTTACCGCAACCCGAGAATTCCAATATTACGCATGAGTTAATTACGGTGATTGGTAATTTAATAGATAACGCGATCGAAGCTGTAACCAATTATTCTGTCAAGAGAGTTGACGTTGTATTTGATTATGGAGATGAAATTTTAACGATAGAGGTAAAAGATACAGGAGCGGGGATGAGTGTAGATTTACAAAATGAAATATTTGAAAAAGGGTTCTCAACAAAAGGAGAAAATAGGGGACTTGGAATGTATTTAATTACGCAAGCAATTGAAAAGGTAGAAGGGGAATTGATTATTTCGTCAAAACCTGGAAAGGGAACGGTATTTGCAGTGTATATCCCATATAAAGCGGAGGGAGGAGAAATATGA
- a CDS encoding AMP-binding protein, protein MKNVDLNLLIAPEHYNIANEIDQHFSEKEALVWENELGEQQTVKYSELIKRANKLANGLTSLGLKKGDCIVVMTTRLIESYVIYLACLKAGIIISPSSELLRAKDLVYRLNHSEAKAVITYHQFVTEFENIEEATPYLQFRITFGQEVPGWLSMENLIDVEPETFTTADTVKDDYAFLAYTSGTTGMPKGVVHSHGWGFAHLRIAASKWLNIGEADTVWATAAPGWQKWVWSPLLSILGSGATGFVYNGKFQPHKYLQLLQDKKINVLCCTPTEYRMMAKLDEISTFDLSHLHTAVSAGEALNREVIDVFKNHFDIQIRDGYGQTESTLLIANLNVDVSKIGSMGQPLLKEFIEIVDTNGVPVSVNEVGTIAVRKDFPALFELYYKDSEKTANTYHGNYFLTGDRASKDEDNYFWFQGRNDDVIISSGYTIGPFEVEDALMKHESVQECAVVAYPDPIRGNVVKAFVVVKSGVVGTEELINDLKQFVKKLTAPYKYPRIIQFVESLPKTDSGKIRRIELRNS, encoded by the coding sequence CTATAATATTGCCAACGAAATTGATCAACATTTTTCGGAAAAGGAAGCTTTAGTATGGGAAAATGAATTGGGTGAACAACAGACAGTAAAGTACTCTGAATTAATAAAGAGGGCTAATAAACTTGCTAATGGTTTAACAAGCTTAGGATTAAAGAAAGGTGACTGTATAGTCGTAATGACTACGCGTCTTATCGAATCATATGTGATTTATTTGGCATGTTTAAAAGCAGGCATCATCATTAGTCCATCATCAGAATTACTACGAGCTAAAGATTTAGTCTATCGTTTAAACCATTCAGAGGCAAAAGCGGTTATTACATATCATCAATTCGTTACGGAATTCGAAAATATAGAAGAAGCTACCCCTTATTTACAATTCAGGATAACTTTTGGTCAGGAAGTTCCTGGTTGGCTTTCAATGGAAAATTTAATTGATGTGGAGCCAGAGACGTTTACAACGGCAGATACGGTAAAAGATGATTATGCATTTCTTGCCTATACATCTGGAACAACGGGGATGCCAAAAGGGGTTGTCCACAGTCATGGTTGGGGATTTGCCCACCTAAGAATTGCGGCTTCAAAGTGGCTTAATATTGGTGAAGCAGATACCGTTTGGGCAACTGCTGCACCTGGATGGCAAAAATGGGTTTGGAGTCCACTTCTTTCTATATTAGGTTCCGGAGCAACTGGCTTTGTCTATAATGGAAAGTTCCAGCCACATAAATATTTGCAACTTCTTCAAGATAAAAAAATCAATGTTTTATGCTGCACACCAACTGAATATCGGATGATGGCAAAACTAGATGAAATTTCAACATTTGATCTTTCGCATTTACATACCGCTGTTTCCGCTGGTGAAGCGCTAAATAGGGAAGTTATTGATGTCTTTAAAAATCATTTTGACATCCAAATTCGGGATGGTTATGGTCAGACAGAAAGTACATTACTAATAGCAAATTTAAATGTGGATGTTTCAAAAATTGGCTCAATGGGTCAACCACTCCTTAAAGAATTTATTGAAATTGTAGATACCAATGGTGTTCCAGTTTCAGTGAATGAAGTTGGAACAATTGCAGTTAGAAAAGATTTCCCCGCACTCTTTGAACTATATTATAAAGATAGTGAAAAGACCGCTAACACCTACCATGGGAATTATTTTTTGACGGGGGATAGGGCTTCCAAAGACGAAGACAATTACTTTTGGTTTCAGGGTAGGAATGATGACGTCATTATCAGTTCTGGATACACGATCGGGCCATTTGAAGTGGAAGATGCATTAATGAAACATGAATCAGTCCAAGAATGCGCAGTTGTTGCTTACCCAGACCCAATAAGAGGGAATGTTGTAAAAGCATTTGTGGTAGTAAAGTCTGGTGTTGTTGGGACGGAAGAGTTGATTAATGATCTCAAACAATTTGTTAAAAAATTAACTGCTCCATATAAGTATCCAAGGATCATTCAGTTTGTCGAGTCGCTACCTAAAACGGATTCTGGAAAAATTCGCCGTATAGAATTGCGAAATTCGTAA
- a CDS encoding malic enzyme-like NAD(P)-binding protein: protein MSNLRDEALKMHKDHQGKLGVYSKVQVGNAKDLSLAYSPGVAEPCMEIYKDDNKVYDYTAKGNLVAIVSDGTAVLGLGNIGPKAAMPVMEGKAVLFKTFADVDAFPICLGTTDPDKIVETVKFLEPTFGGVNLEDISAPRCFEIEDRLRKACDIPVFHDDQHGTAIVTAAGLINALKLANKDIKDIRVVANGAGSAGVAIVKLLLHMGVKDVILCDTKGIIYEGRPYGMNKFKDEMALITNKEQKQGTVEDALVFADVFVGVSAAGVVTKEMVRSMNRDPIIFAMANPEPEIMPEDAKEAGALVVGTGRSDFPNQVNNVLAFPGIFRGALDVHAKEINEEMKLAAVLAIAGLISNEELHADYVIPDPFDRRVAAHVAAAVAKAAMETGVSQKNVSVDEIKERLLTLVDEKKPALI, encoded by the coding sequence ATGTCAAACTTACGGGATGAAGCATTAAAGATGCATAAAGACCATCAAGGAAAGCTTGGTGTCTATTCAAAGGTTCAAGTAGGTAATGCCAAGGATTTAAGTCTTGCGTATTCTCCAGGTGTAGCTGAGCCTTGTATGGAAATCTACAAGGATGATAATAAAGTATATGATTATACTGCAAAAGGGAATCTCGTTGCCATTGTTTCAGACGGAACGGCTGTACTTGGTCTAGGAAATATTGGTCCGAAAGCTGCTATGCCAGTTATGGAAGGTAAAGCTGTGTTATTCAAAACATTTGCAGATGTAGATGCATTCCCAATTTGTTTAGGGACAACCGATCCAGATAAAATTGTCGAAACTGTCAAGTTTTTAGAGCCAACCTTTGGCGGTGTAAACTTAGAAGATATCTCAGCACCTCGATGTTTTGAAATTGAAGATCGATTACGAAAAGCTTGTGATATTCCTGTTTTCCATGATGATCAACACGGGACGGCAATTGTAACTGCTGCTGGGCTAATCAATGCTCTTAAACTAGCAAACAAAGATATCAAAGATATTCGTGTTGTCGCAAATGGTGCTGGTTCAGCAGGCGTGGCAATTGTTAAACTCTTGCTTCATATGGGTGTAAAAGATGTGATTTTGTGTGATACAAAAGGAATTATTTATGAAGGTCGTCCTTACGGAATGAATAAATTCAAAGATGAGATGGCTCTTATTACTAACAAAGAACAGAAACAAGGAACAGTTGAGGATGCGCTTGTTTTCGCTGACGTTTTTGTTGGAGTATCTGCTGCAGGTGTCGTTACGAAGGAAATGGTTCGTTCCATGAATCGCGATCCAATTATTTTTGCTATGGCCAATCCAGAACCGGAGATTATGCCGGAAGACGCAAAAGAAGCGGGAGCACTAGTAGTTGGAACGGGACGCTCCGATTTTCCAAATCAGGTCAATAACGTACTTGCATTCCCAGGAATTTTCCGCGGAGCATTAGATGTTCATGCAAAAGAAATTAATGAAGAAATGAAACTTGCGGCGGTACTTGCAATTGCCGGGCTAATTTCAAACGAAGAACTTCATGCTGATTATGTCATTCCAGATCCATTTGATCGTAGAGTAGCAGCACATGTGGCAGCTGCTGTTGCTAAAGCGGCAATGGAAACGGGTGTTTCACAGAAAAATGTTAGTGTTGATGAAATCAAAGAACGACTATTAACGTTAGTGGATGAAAAAAAGCCAGCTCTCATATAG
- the map gene encoding type I methionyl aminopeptidase, with the protein MIARTEEDFNGLKEIGKIVASIRNELVQRTVPGITTKELDDLAGELFEKSGSISAPKGEYDFPGYTCISVNEEVAHGIPGPRVIKEGDLVNIDVSGSKNGYFADTGISIVVGKGEEVLTKICEVAKEAFDAGIKKANPGSKINGIGKVVYQTARQHGLTVIKNLTGHGIGRSIHEKPNYIYNYYERSDNGLLQEGMVIAVEPFISTKDEEVIEQGDGWTYVTENSYVAQYEHTMIITKNGPIILTL; encoded by the coding sequence ATGATAGCGAGGACAGAAGAGGATTTTAATGGTTTGAAAGAAATTGGCAAAATCGTCGCATCGATTAGAAATGAATTGGTACAAAGAACGGTACCAGGTATAACAACTAAGGAACTTGATGATCTAGCTGGTGAGTTATTTGAGAAGTCTGGTTCAATCTCAGCCCCAAAAGGTGAATATGATTTTCCAGGCTATACCTGCATAAGTGTCAATGAAGAAGTAGCGCATGGTATTCCAGGTCCTCGGGTTATTAAAGAAGGGGATCTCGTTAATATAGATGTTTCAGGATCCAAGAACGGTTATTTTGCTGATACAGGGATCTCGATTGTAGTAGGTAAAGGCGAAGAAGTTTTAACTAAAATTTGCGAGGTTGCTAAAGAAGCATTTGATGCAGGTATTAAGAAAGCAAACCCGGGTTCCAAAATAAATGGAATCGGAAAAGTGGTTTACCAAACTGCAAGACAGCATGGATTAACAGTTATCAAAAACCTTACAGGGCATGGAATTGGACGTTCAATCCACGAAAAACCTAATTATATTTACAATTATTATGAGCGCTCAGATAATGGATTGCTACAAGAAGGCATGGTTATCGCAGTTGAGCCATTTATTTCAACCAAAGATGAAGAAGTAATTGAACAAGGTGACGGTTGGACCTATGTAACAGAAAACAGTTATGTAGCACAGTACGAACACACGATGATCATTACTAAAAATGGGCCGATTATTTTAACGCTATAA
- a CDS encoding sulfite exporter TauE/SafE family protein: protein MAIALTMFVMGILLGFVGAGGSGFIIAILTVLFGVPIHTALGTSLAAMVFTTMSGAYSHFRQGNISVKTGLIVGGFGSGAAYLGSILAGLIPVHSLHWLTASMLFLSAVLLVVRLFIAQKIMIKKSKDVPSNIVLIKKAALVGISTGMLSGTFGIGAAPFIQIGLLTILGLSIRQSVGTTMLVILPIALAGGIGFYFQGYLNFTLLVQVLAGTMIGSYVGAKFTNLVPQSILKSAMVLTPIMAGLILLIR, encoded by the coding sequence TTGGCTATTGCGCTGACTATGTTTGTGATGGGAATTTTATTAGGATTTGTTGGAGCTGGAGGCTCAGGCTTTATTATTGCTATTTTAACCGTTCTGTTTGGGGTTCCGATACATACTGCCCTAGGGACTTCGCTTGCAGCAATGGTATTTACGACCATGTCAGGTGCATACAGCCACTTTCGGCAGGGAAATATTTCTGTTAAAACAGGCTTGATAGTAGGTGGATTTGGTTCTGGTGCTGCCTATCTAGGTTCAATACTAGCAGGATTGATTCCAGTGCATTCTTTGCATTGGTTAACAGCAAGTATGTTATTCCTATCTGCTGTTTTATTAGTTGTCCGCTTATTTATCGCACAAAAAATAATGATAAAAAAATCAAAAGATGTACCAAGTAATATTGTTCTAATTAAAAAGGCAGCGCTTGTAGGGATAAGTACTGGAATGTTGTCTGGTACTTTTGGGATTGGTGCAGCCCCGTTTATTCAAATCGGACTACTTACTATATTGGGATTATCTATCAGACAATCAGTAGGGACAACGATGCTTGTTATTTTGCCAATTGCTTTAGCGGGCGGAATCGGATTTTACTTCCAGGGGTATTTAAACTTTACATTGTTAGTACAAGTGTTGGCAGGAACCATGATTGGTTCATATGTCGGTGCAAAATTTACAAATCTTGTTCCACAAAGTATCCTGAAAAGTGCAATGGTTCTAACGCCAATTATGGCAGGGTTAATCCTGCTTATAAGGTAA
- a CDS encoding 2-hydroxycarboxylate transporter family protein: MELVKKLEPLTDETEEKERKKGFFAKFGNIKVGVVPLPLYLIIVAVIYAASVYNKLPADMIGGFAVIIVMGILLGDVGMRIPVLKDIGGPAILSLLVPSILVFYNLINPAGLAAVTMLMKTSNFLYLYISTLVVGSILGMNRKVLIQGFTRMFVPLIVGTIASVVVGVLVGLLFGYSMKHTLFYIIVPIIGGGIGEGILPLSLGYAEIAGKTAESFVGQLIPAAVIGNIVAIICAGMLQRLGEKKPELTGNGVLVKTKGGDGITEESTINKPVNFQLMGAGLLIACSFFILGLLGNKFLGIPGPVLMIIAAALVKSVKVMPAKMEEGAHHLYKFVSTSLTWPLMVGLGMLYIPLKDVVKIVTPAYVIICAAVVVAMVGSGYLVGKLMKMYPVDSAIVTGCHSGLGGTGDVAILSASNRMSLMPFAQVSTRIGGASTVILAILLMKLLS; this comes from the coding sequence ATGGAACTAGTAAAAAAATTGGAACCGCTTACTGATGAGACAGAGGAAAAAGAAAGAAAAAAAGGCTTTTTCGCAAAGTTTGGGAATATAAAAGTAGGGGTTGTCCCACTACCACTATATTTAATTATTGTGGCTGTAATATATGCTGCATCTGTGTATAACAAGCTTCCGGCAGACATGATCGGTGGCTTTGCAGTTATTATTGTAATGGGGATTTTACTTGGGGACGTTGGGATGAGAATCCCAGTATTAAAGGATATCGGCGGTCCAGCCATTTTATCACTATTAGTTCCTTCTATTCTAGTATTTTATAATTTGATTAACCCTGCTGGGTTGGCAGCGGTTACTATGCTGATGAAAACATCTAACTTCCTTTATCTATATATTTCAACTTTAGTAGTCGGAAGTATTCTTGGAATGAACCGTAAAGTATTAATTCAAGGATTTACACGTATGTTTGTTCCACTTATTGTCGGAACAATTGCATCCGTAGTTGTAGGGGTCCTAGTTGGTTTGCTTTTTGGATATAGCATGAAACATACCTTATTTTATATAATTGTTCCCATAATCGGAGGGGGTATTGGTGAGGGAATTTTGCCACTATCATTAGGGTATGCTGAAATTGCAGGGAAAACTGCCGAATCATTTGTTGGCCAATTGATTCCAGCGGCCGTTATTGGTAATATCGTTGCAATCATTTGTGCAGGTATGCTGCAACGCCTGGGAGAGAAAAAACCGGAACTTACTGGAAATGGAGTTTTGGTAAAAACAAAAGGTGGGGACGGAATTACAGAAGAATCCACGATCAATAAGCCTGTTAATTTCCAACTGATGGGTGCTGGACTTCTAATCGCTTGTAGTTTCTTTATCCTAGGTCTGCTTGGCAACAAGTTTCTTGGAATTCCCGGTCCTGTTTTAATGATTATTGCAGCAGCACTAGTTAAAAGTGTAAAAGTAATGCCAGCTAAAATGGAAGAGGGAGCCCATCACCTATATAAATTTGTATCTACAAGTTTGACATGGCCGTTGATGGTTGGTTTAGGAATGCTTTATATTCCTCTTAAGGATGTCGTGAAAATTGTTACCCCGGCATATGTTATCATTTGTGCAGCTGTTGTAGTAGCAATGGTAGGTTCTGGGTATCTAGTTGGAAAGCTGATGAAAATGTATCCAGTTGACTCAGCAATTGTTACAGGTTGTCATAGTGGTTTAGGTGGAACTGGTGACGTTGCCATTCTTTCTGCTTCAAACAGGATGTCATTGATGCCATTTGCACAGGTTTCCACTAGAATTGGCGGAGCATCGACAGTAATCTTGGCTATATTATTAATGAAACTACTAAGTTAA